Genomic window (Gymnogyps californianus isolate 813 chromosome 2, ASM1813914v2, whole genome shotgun sequence):
GCAAAAACATTGTAGAAATAAGTCTGCTATTTATACAGCTCAGCAGATGAGATATAGCAATAAAGATGCTGAATTCACCCTTTTGTTTAAGATAAATTAAATGATGTTGTACTTATAGAGTCCCTTTCACCCAGGGATCCCTTAGAGCAACAACCTCCTTGCTGCGCAGATGGACCAACTTCTGCCCTAAAGAGGTTAAAGACGCGGGTCAGAGCCCTTGCCAGCCCACCTACAGTAAACGTGGCTCTGCCTCAGAGCCATCTACACCAACAGCCTGCGGGgtcttaaaataattaatttcctaTGTGTCTTAATTTAATTTGGGTCCTGTGAGGTGCTGGTGTCTCGGGACAAGCCATCCACAGATCCCAGAGCAGTGGGCGCACAAAGCCTTAGAGACGGAGGCAAAAAGGTGGCCTGAaatggaaggggagaaaaaaaaaattcaatagacagctttgaaaaatgttccTGACGTACGTTTACCTTGAGTAACATATTTAGTTGTTAGAGACTGAGGTGATGAAGCCAAAAAAGGCACTTTGCGTTATTTCTCACCGAAATCTTCTAAGAAATTGGCCAGTTTCTCCTGCAAACATATTTCCTAAGCTGTCTTTTaaagggtttgtttttcctttttattttccttccctccacaGTAGCTCTTAAAAGTCCCAAGTTATTGCTCTTAAGAATTATTTCCTTAAGAAAAGGATCTGTCCAGAAGAatcagaggagggaagaggaagcagacagaaaaatctcaatttGAACTCtgcaaaaccaaatattttgattaaatatCTCCAGTCACTTTTGGAGGTGTAAAACCTGCACCGAGTGACCAGTCTGGATTGCAGCTAGCCCGTCACTGCCTGCCCCTACTAGCCACAGGCAGTGTGTGAGAAGAAAGAAGCCAAGAGCCGGAGAAATCCATAGGGCcagtaaaaaaaagtgcaataaTTTTACTAAGCAAAAGCTAGCCAGTAATAATTTACTGGCAGGCATGGGTTTTTCTGGGTGAGGTTTAGGATTCTGCATGCTTGTCAAGGGCTAAGCACACTGCGTAAGCGCTGGAGCATCTCTGGGCTGGTGAGAAGATGATCAGCTGGTGGCCACCAAGGCGGCCCACTGGCTCCGCAGAGGGAGATCAGGAGGAGCCGGGTTGCACCCATACGCAAACATCGCTCCCAGGGGACCAGCAGCCTCACTGCTTCTCGCTTGGCCAATAGCTCAGCGACGTCTTCATGCTGCAACCCAGCCGAGGGAGCAAGCTCAGGACGCCCACCTctaagccactctccatcatgCAGAGGACAATTCCTGCTTGGAACAAGGGTTTAAAAGCCACGCAGAGGATGCTGATAGTCGCTTGGCAGGACACAGGCTATCTCAAAAGGACtattaaaatatacagataaaacaaaagaaaaaataggatttcattattatttcccAGCGTGTCAGGTTCCTGAGAAGCTGACAAACAAGCGCTCTAGACGTTTTCCGATGTGAGCTCCCACAGGTGATCATGCCAAATGCCACCTGCCAGGCTGCTTGGAACAAGTCCCTCCCACCACTCGATAGTCCTGGAGACGGTCTGACTCAGTGGCTTTTCAGCCCTCAATTTGTGCTACTCTAACCCCGCTCTTCCAGGCTACACCTCCAGAGCAACTGGTCTTCCACCGTGTTGAGCAAGGGGTGGTCCATTTAAGACAAGCACCATCCGTGAGTCTCAAGTCTCCACAGCCCCGGCAGCAGCGTGTCCTTCTCGAGAAACACACCCAAGCCAGACTGGAGTTGAGcctcttcagaaatgtttctgttcttggATATGTTTTTTGAGGGCGAGTTTGGGCTTTAAGCAACGGAAAATAACAGTAGCGTGAATTGCTCTGGCTGTATTAAAGTCACTGTCACACTTAAGAAGTCCCGTCCCGTAGGGAACCGTATTACCATACaacctgcagctcctgctccaacACCTCACGCGTGCAAGCTGGTAAGTGCTCCATTCTGTCCTCCTTCGTCCTCGTACGTGTCAGTAAGCAGCCCTCCCgcagcagctggctgctccTTGCACTTTGGCTAATTAAGAGGAGATATGAAACTGCAGCCAGAGGAAATCCTCCTAGATGATCCATCTCCGTAAGCATGGCCAAGCCTGGCAGCAGCGAGTTCAAGACCAGCTTGCTATTAGCATCCTGCACTGCCCCCAAAGGGTTTTGGATTTAATCCCAgctatttctcttcttccaggACAGCGGGGCCAGACAGCACCACAAAGCTTAATGTATTTGCTTTGGGAGCAAAAACAAATGACGCAATGGTGGAAGGTACAAGCCTCTTGCACAACACAACTTGTCAAAAGGAGTCCCATGAGCTTGCCTGAGGAATAAGCTGTTTTGGAAATACAGTaacccagctccagccctgccttcctGCGCATGTGAGATGCAGCCTCAGCCCCTGTGCATGGAGAGCCTGCATTCGTTACAGGACAAAACTTTAAGCAATGCCACGCAAGCATTCCTTCTGATCAATTAAGAAGTGGCACTGACAGAGAAAAGTCCCGCCGGGTTTTCTTGAAACGTGAAGGCTGGAGGCTGTGTGAGAGGATAGTCGTGTGAAGCAAGGGAAACAAACAGCCCGTGGGACAGGGGAGGATTGGGGGCGAAAAATGGAACGGGCCTGCAGAGCACTGATGGCAAAgttattaaaaggaaagcaaattcaCTACGGGAAGATGCTAGCACTCCAGAGCAGTTCCTGAGGTAGTATAAATCAGCGTAACATTACTGTGCCCAATTTATGACAGCTACAGGCTGGGCCACGTACTCTGAGTGCTGCACACTCCAGCAGAGGAGGAATTCAGGTATAGCAGTGAGGCTCCAGTACAGACATTCTTACACTGGGCAGGTGTTGGAGGCAAATGGCAACATCACCGTCACAACTTCAGTGTTCAGCTATCTCAcaatttgcaaaggaaaaatcctttaattttgtttccacCTCGTAAAGTACTCATAGGACTGATGAGGAAGACAGAACCTGAATGCACATTTTTGGAAAGCACATTTGATTACCTTCTGGAAAAAGCGAGTCTCTGAATGCAAGAGACCGCTTCATGCTAGAGTTAAGAGCACGGAAACCCACATATATGATACTTCATTGCTCTGTAGCCAATTTTGTTGATTAGAATCATTAGgatatgagaagaaaatagttAATGTGCTGTAACCCATCTGCAAATGTTAGAAAATCTGCAATCATATGAAACTAATTTTAAGTGAAATGGGATGGTCTACAAATTACGGGCAAAGGATTGCTACAAAAGGCActgagaaaggcaggcaggaaagcaAGACACAGACCAATACCCCGCTCAGGACGAACGGTGATTAGGAGAACACAGGCAGCTCACACATCCAAAGAAAACTACTTCTGAGAACTGatgcaaaacaaatgctgaTTAAATTTCAGCCTTCTGAAGGCTCACTCAATACCGACTTCACAGGGTGCCAACATTACCACCCTTGCAACAGCCAGCAGGAGGATGGCCACTGGCCACAGGGCTACCTTGAGCTTGAATGGATGTGGGGATGCGAGATTGCTGCAAAACCCTTCTGTGAGTGGGAGCTAATCAGCCAGTGAGGTCCTGGGGAGCTACAGGTCCTGGTGGCTTCCCTAAACAGCCTGCTCTCATGTCTGTCACCCGTTTATGAAGTTTTTCTCACCTCAGCTCTGACGTACGTGGCTCGTGATGTGCAGCCACGTGGAGACTTTGGAGCATGGCTCGCTCACTTCAGCAAGAAGCCCATTTTGTCCTAAGGAAACAACAGCAGGAGTATTCACACCCCCCTTTAAAATATCAAGGCAAAAATTATTAGTTGGCAAGGCTACAATGGCAAAGCAAACACAGTCTTTGGGATtgttgttctgggttttttccccctgtcctggtttcggctgggacagagttaactttctttttagtagctggtacagtgctgtgttttggatttagtgtgagaatgatgttgataacactctgatgttttagctgttgctaagtagcgcttatcttaagccaaggacttttcagtttcccatgctctgccagcaagcaggtgggcaaggagctgggagggagcagagccggggcagctgacctgaactagccaaagaggtattccataccatggaacgtcatgcccagtatataaacaggggggagctggccgggaggcgcggatcgcggtttgggaactaactgagcatcggtcagcgggtggtgagaaattgcattgtgcatcactggtttttttttctccccccccccccttcttttgttgcattccttttcattactattattattatttttcattattactattgttagtgttatattttactttagttattaaactgttcttatctcaacccacgagttttacttttttttcctttgctttcctcctcctcaccccactgggagggggagggggaagcgctgcgtggtgcttagttgctggctggggttaaaccacgacacccccCTTTAAATCATAAAcaagtttgaaaacaaagcgaaacataatgaaaatgaatatacagAAGTAGCACTTGCCTGAAGGTCCAATGTTGTACTGCGGTGTTTCACTCATTTTTCAACCCTCCTGCTTCTTGTCTGATTCGTAGAGCAATCTTTTTCTCCCGCTCTCTCTAGAACTCATAATCCTGCCTTGAGATGCTCATCTATCAGCCCATCACTTGGAAAGCAAGCCATTTATCCTACTGTTCAAACATCCATCCAGACCTTGGGAGGACGCTGGGGACcggggatggagaggagaagaaagcacttttcctgttgctttaaCGCGGGTTATAAACTACGGAGGATGCTAACATCTATCAGGGAAACACCTCACGCTCCtgccccttttttcctctcttccccaagAGCTGTACTTTTGACACAGTGctatttttcaaagacagcgTCATTTAGGGTCTCCACCTAAAGGAGAACTGTGCAGGATCAGGTCCTAAGTAGTCAGTGTGTTACCCCAGCAAGGAAGCCAGATTCTGATCTCAGGGAAAATGAGTGTAAGTCTAGAATAAACTATTCCCCTCACTGGAGCAACAGAGGTGCGAGTGTTATCAGCCCAACCCCTGCCACACTCTCTGTCCAGCTCAATGCCATGGCACCCACCTACCTGTCCCCTGCCTGACTCTGCTTCCTCCCACCAACATCCAGGAAAACCCGCGCCCAGAAAGCTTCCCTTTGCGACCACCTGCCTATTACTTAGCAAAGCATGTACCTGTTAGCAGCTATTATCAACAGATTATTCTGatcaaacaccaaaaaaaggattttctcGAGCGGATTGCTGTAAGTGCAATCTTTACCCCATCACCTCTTCCAAACcatccccttcctttcccacagACCTGTACGTAactcacaaaatgaaaacatcttaAAACACAGTAAATGATTTTATCCACTCCATCCCTTCTATCTCCTTCCTGCTACTCCAGACTTTTGCTATTGGGGTGCagtaaaatctgattttaaacatGAAGCTGACACTGTGGTCTCATTCTCTTCAgccaaaatatgaaaaataaaaagctaccCATAGACACATTTTATCACAGCAATAGATAGATCTATCACAATAACGATTTTGACagataataaaaagcaaaaaaatatcaAGGAGGTTTACAGCAGTTTAATGAAGGCTCTTGTACCAAATCTTGAACTCAAAGTTACAGTCAGAGTTATTGAAAATAATAACTTACAATGACAAAGCTGATGAGAACTGCCCACCTAGCCATGGAATTAACTGCGGTTTAACGCTGTGCTTAAATACTCACCACACAATAGAAACGAATTTAAATCACGACCAAGGTACACACAATTCACTTCCATTCTGTTTCCAATTACATGTATTCAGCATGTAATTTATCCTCTGGAAGTTACTCTGAAGAACacagaggtttttatttttttttttttaacactcactggaaataaataccatttaaaGAATACACGTGGAGTGCAATAAAATGGACACTTAGGCACTGGTACATCTAGTCCTCTTCAGCCCTCTACAAACTACAAGACAAGTTTTAAACCACAGATGGAGtggagagcagggcagagctgtaCAGGTAGCGCAACAGGTTACGTACTACACAAGAGCACATCTGCAAAAGGTCCCAGGAGATTTTTGTTGAAGATGCAGCGTATCCACACCAGGTATATCGTGAAGGGCTTAATGTTTTCTGAGAAGGTATGATTCTGATGGGACAATATATAAGGCATGTAAGTGTTTTCCCCTTGCTCTTGTATCCATACTTCATATTTCACTTCTCTGACCTTGAGATACTTCAGGTTCCAGGGGATCTGCCAGGACACGGCAAGTTTAGCTTCGCTCGTGCCCTGGACAGAGGCTTGACACTTGGCATCCCTCACTTTGCCAGGGTAGAGGCTACCAGACCACTTTGGCTTCTTGGGTCTGGGTTTAGACTTCACAGTCTGCCTGATCACATGGATGAGAGAAGGGATGTTCACCTTCGTGTCCTGGTAGGCACGGAACAGCCACTCAGGGTTGCGGCAGCAGAGGTGCCGCGGCACCTCTGTGCTCTTAATGATGCGCTCTTGCTCAGCTTTGTCCAGATGAGCAATCCCACCCTGATCCCAAGGTCTGTCTGGGTAGGTAACGGTGTCTTCCCTGTCGGTGTTCTGCCAGGCAATGTACTGCAGGTCCATGCCAGGAAGGGTTGCCAGGGTTTTGTAAGGGGTATAGTGTTCAGGGTTGATAGCGTAAGGAAAGAGCTCCACCACCGTGGCACCTCTTGGCAGGAAGAGAGACATGACTAATTGGGCCCCATGCATGCTGACCAGCATGGACGCATTGCTGATCAACCGGACGATGTCAGAAAATGAATGCTCCTCCAGAGAGACGGTAATGGTTTTCATCTGAAACTCCTGAGCGAGAGCCAAGATTAGTTCTGCCTCATTTAGGATAAGTCTGTTGATTGTTCGACTGAACACCACAATGTACTCCTCACTGGAGCTTTCCTCCAAGCTGATGTTCAGCTTCTGCATCATGAACTTGGTGAACTGCCTGATCTCGTTACCAGAAACCAAGATGTTGGCCTTCGGTCCTTGTGGCTGGACAAATCCATACTGGTACCACGTGGTGATTTTGGACAGTCCCACATACGATTTGGTAAAGCAGAGGAGCCTGCCCAGGGTTTTAAGCTGCTCCCTGAGGAGCGGCTGCTTGTTACTCAGTAACTTATAGAGGTCAAAGTGAACACCTTCACTCCACCCTTCCATGAAGAAGAGCCGTGCCTCCAGATCTAAATCGGAAAACTGCTGCATGGTGTAATAAATGGGGAGGAGGTCGTCATGAAAGACGTGCATCAGGTTGTCTGGGTTGAACCTGTTAGCGATCAGCGCCACATCAGGCACAAAGACTGGCTTTGGCATAAACTTCAGCgcagcagctggcagctccACAAAGTTGAAGTACTGGGTGTTGTGGTCTTCCACTGAGGAGAGGTcaagcagagctggctggaacctCCGGGAGCCCAGGTTGGGCAGCATGACCGAGGAGTTGCTGTGAAAGTAGACAAACTCCTCAGCCTCGGTAGAGTAGCAGAGGGACTCAAAGCGGCAGATGCGGTCGGTGTGCATCCTGCCGGTGCATACCATCCTGGTACCGTCCTCCACCAGTGCCTGGAGAGCTGCATGGTAGTCAATCTGAACCTGAGAGAGTTCCTGAGACTGACGTGTGAGGACCAACTCCTCTTCGACCATGAAGACATGCTCTCGCAGTCTGATGTATTTCCACAGCACAGCAGCGAGGACAGACACGAGCAGGGCATTAAACACAGCTGCTATGTTCATTCTGTAGTTAGATCCTAGCAAGATGACAGGTGGGGAATGCAATGGAGAGGGAACACATCATTAACACTCCTTGACATGGTGAGGGCAAAGAcctgtggaaaataaaacaagaaaggaacCATTTAAACATCAGATTTACAGCTCCAccataaatcacattttatggACTACTCAAGAGAGTTTAGgcttttt
Coding sequences:
- the POMGNT2 gene encoding protein O-linked-mannose beta-1,4-N-acetylglucosaminyltransferase 2 — encoded protein: MNIAAVFNALLVSVLAAVLWKYIRLREHVFMVEEELVLTRQSQELSQVQIDYHAALQALVEDGTRMVCTGRMHTDRICRFESLCYSTEAEEFVYFHSNSSVMLPNLGSRRFQPALLDLSSVEDHNTQYFNFVELPAAALKFMPKPVFVPDVALIANRFNPDNLMHVFHDDLLPIYYTMQQFSDLDLEARLFFMEGWSEGVHFDLYKLLSNKQPLLREQLKTLGRLLCFTKSYVGLSKITTWYQYGFVQPQGPKANILVSGNEIRQFTKFMMQKLNISLEESSSEEYIVVFSRTINRLILNEAELILALAQEFQMKTITVSLEEHSFSDIVRLISNASMLVSMHGAQLVMSLFLPRGATVVELFPYAINPEHYTPYKTLATLPGMDLQYIAWQNTDREDTVTYPDRPWDQGGIAHLDKAEQERIIKSTEVPRHLCCRNPEWLFRAYQDTKVNIPSLIHVIRQTVKSKPRPKKPKWSGSLYPGKVRDAKCQASVQGTSEAKLAVSWQIPWNLKYLKVREVKYEVWIQEQGENTYMPYILSHQNHTFSENIKPFTIYLVWIRCIFNKNLLGPFADVLLCST